Within uncultured Methanoregula sp., the genomic segment AGAGGACCGCGGTCTCAACTCCCCGCTGGAGGTGCCGGGCGGCAACCATCCCGTCGCCCCCGTTGTTACCCTTGCCGCAGAGCACCAGCACCCGGGCCGGTTTTTGCAGGAGCGCCTGGTCGGCCAGCGCCCGGCCGGCGCTCTCCATGAGCTGGAGCTCGGTGACGCCGAGCGCCATGGCATTCTTGTCCACGACCCGCATCCGGGCTGGCGTGATAAGCCCGGTCTCCAGAAATCCACGCATCTGTTCGGGAAGCATAACCTGAGTACAATTCATGTGTATGGACATGCCAAAATAATATGCAATGGGTTTTTGTGATGATGTGAAAGCAGCCGCAGAGCAGATTGCGGCAGCTCCGGAAATAACCATCATCTCCCACATCGACGCCGATGGCATTTCCAGCGAGGCTGTTCTTTCCCAGGCCATTTCACGGCAGGGAATTCCTGTCAGGTCGGTGTTTGTGCGCCAGCTCGAACCGCTCACCATGCCGCAGGTTCCCTCGGACCAGTCGCTGAAGATCTTCTCGGATCTCGGTGCCGGCCAGCAGAACCTGCTCGCGGAACGGGGGCTTACCGAAAAAGACGTGATCATTGTCGACCACCACGTCAGCCAGCCTGCAGAAATTGCCTATACGCAGGTCAACTGCCTCCCCTACGGCCATACCCGCATGAGTGCGGCCGGTGTCTGTTACCTGATAGCAAAAGAACTGGACGGGGCCAACATCGATCTTGCCAAGCTCGCCATCATCGGGAATGTCGGCGACATGATGGCACGGGAGAAGTGCGGCCTCGTTGGTCCTGCCCGCGACATTATTGTGGAAGACGGTCTCCGGAGCGGGAATGTCGAGGTGCGCAAAAAGGATCTCAACTGTTACGGTACCGCAACCCGCCCGGTCCACCTCTCGCTCGCTTATAACGACGACCCGTTCATCAAAGGGATCAGCAACAACCCCGAGGGTGCCCGGCAGTTCCTCAAAAAGCTCGGAATCCGCCAGCAGACCCCGGATGGCCGGTGGTATGTCTGGGAGGAGATCCCGGTCGAGGACCGGCGGACAATCATCTCGGCGCTTGCCGAGCAGCTCATCGCCAATGGCGACAAGGTGGACCGGCTCCTTGCAGAGACCTACGGGTTCCCCGACGAGATCCCGCGGACACCGCTTCGGAATGCGCAGGAATATGCGACGATGCTCAATGCCTGCGGGCGGTGGTCGAAACCCCAGATTGGCGGCGCTATCCTCCGGGGCGACCGCGGGACCGCGTACCGCGATGCCGAGCACATGCTCAACAACCACCGGGCCATCATCCGCAACCTGCTCCAGTACATCATCGACACCGGGGTAAAGGAGCTCGACAACCTCCAGTGGCTCCACGTGGGCGGGCGGTATCCCGACACCATCGTGGGTATCGGGGCCGGCATGGCCCTCTCGAAGCTCAACAGTAAGAAGCCCATCCTGATCATGTGCGAGGTGCCCGAGGATACGAACCTCACCAAGGTCTCGATGCGGACCACCGAGCGGGTCGTGGAACGGGGTATCGACCTCCAGCAGGCTTTGAGCGATGCTTCTGCCGAATACGGCGGCGGTGGCGGCGGGCACAAGATCGCAGCGGGAGCGTATATCCCGAAAACAGCAGAAGAGGAGTTTGTTTATCGTGTCAACAGGATACTCGGAGAACAGTTCGCTGCGGCGGGTCCAGGTCATAGCTGATTTCCAGTTCGGGAGCATTGTTGGGACCGGGCTCTTTCCCGAAGGATGCACGTTCATCCACTCCACCACCGGGCGGATCCGGCAGATTCTCCTGAATGGAGCACGGCTTGCAACCATCCGGGCATCGGATGGCCGGCTGACGCTGGGCATCGAGGGGGCAAAGAGGCTCCAGGCCCTCTTACCTGCCCCGGGCTACCGCGTAGTCATCCGGGATGACGTGGCAGAGTTTGTTGCACAGGGAAAGAACGCGTTTGCAAAACACGTGATCGGGGCAGACCCGACCATCCGCGCGGGTGACGACGTGCTTGTCGTTGCAGATGGCGATCGCCTGATCGCCTGCGGCGGAGCAGTGGTTTCGGGCACCGAGATGCTTGCATTTAATTATGGAGTAGCTGTAAGAGTACGGCAGGGTAGTGAAAAAGATGCTTCCGGGAAACATCAACCCACGCCAGATGAAGGCGATGATGAAGAAGCTCGGCATGAATGTCGAGCAGATTGAAGACGTGCAGAGTATTGTAATCAAGACGCCCAAGGGCAACTGGGTCTTTGACTCGGCCGAGGTTTCGGCCATGACCATGCAGGGCGCCACCAGTTACCAGATCACGGGCGAGCCCCGGTTCGTCCCCGCCGAGATCGAGATCCCGGCAGAAGATGTCACCATGGTTGCTGCGCAGGCGAACGTGCCCGCGGAGAAGGCGAAGGAAGCCCTTGTTGCATGTAAAGGCGACATTGCTGAAGCCATCATGAAGCTGGCCCAGTGATGATCGAGGCAGGCGACCGGGTCCTTCTCGCGGGAGAAGGCAGGGAATTCTGGGTCAAAGCCGGGCCGGGAAAGCTCGGCACCGACAAGGGTCAGATCGAGCTGGAGTCCCTTGTCGGGAAAGCCGGCGGGGATGTGATCACCACCCATAACGGATCGGAGTTCGTGATCCGCATCCCGCGGCCAACGGACTTCTTTACCTACGGCAAGCGTTCGGGTGCGCCGATGCTGCCAAAAGATATCGGCCTTGTCATTGCCTATACCGGCATGAACCACAACGATGACGTGCTCGATGCCGGCACCGGCAGCGGTATTGCGGCCATCTACTTCGGGGGGGTTGCAAAGACCGTGAAAACCTACGAGATCCGACCGGAGTTTTCCACGCTCGCGATGAAGAACATCACCGAGGCGAAACTGCCGAACGTGGAAGCGGTGGCAAAGGATTTCCTTGACGCGGAAGGTTCATTCGATGTGGTCCATCTCGATCTCCAGATCCAGCCGGAGCACGTGACCCACGCGTTTTCCCTGCTGAGGTCCGGCGGGTACCTTGCATGTTACACCCCGTTCCTGGAGCAGATGGCGATTGTCGTGGATGCAGCCACCCCGCTCTTCCGCGAAGTGCACACCCACGAACTCATCGAGCGGGAGATGACCCGGTCCAAGCGGGGGACACGGCCTTCCACATCGGTGAGTCACTCGGGGTATGTGACGATCGCGAGGAAATGATCCCCTTTTTTTAAATAACACATTGTGACTGTTTAAACTAAAAAAGATTGAAGAAATAAAATCGCTTCGTTTGATATTTTTTATCGTTATTTGTCCTTTTTAATTCCAATTAATTCCCACTTATCTACCTCGCGATCATCATTTTCTAAGTACGTAATATTATGTTTAACCGTTACAATGACATCCTTCTCAAAATCTGGGCGCACCATTAAGGATTCAATATTATCATCATATTTTCCTTTAAACTGAACTCCATCGATCGTCTCAAAATGGAAGGATTTATCGACAACATCTGAACCCCTAAGTTTCCCATTGTATGTCTCTATTGTTTCCGGCATTTCCTTTACTTCCTCAAGGATTGTATAGATATTATCAACTAATTCTTTTGTTAGAGTGTGGGGTATGAAAAATGCTTCGCCAAATGCATCATAAAATGTAACATTTGCTTTGTAAATTTTCATTATATGAATAAAATTTTTATATTTTTTCATTACCCTCGCTCCAACTGAGGAACGTATGTTTTTGATTTTTTCTCGGTTATCTCCACATTCTAGAAGGGAATTAAACGTGGTTAGAGCTGACACAACAGGAGGTTCGCTAATGCCTGGATTACCTGTAATGATAATTCGGAATGATCCAACGGCAGTTGCTACGAGATTTAATCGTGATCTATCTTTGATTTCATTAGAAATTGGGCCCTTTGAAATTTCCCCTTTTTCTGTTTTGTTAATTAAAGCTGTAACGAGGTCTTGAGTAGCAGTAAGATAGTTCCCGAAAAATGCAAATGAAACTTCTGTGTCTGGAATGCCACCCTCTTCAAGAACCATATCAAATGTTTCTTGGGTTCTTAGCTGTTTAGCTTCCTTAATCTCGGAAAAAATTTGTCTTTGGCGATATAACAAATTTCTTAACCCAATTTTCAATGAAATATCATCCGGATATGTTGCCAATAATTCTTTATTTTCAATAATTAATTGATTTAATTCTGACAATTCCTTTTTAATGACTTTGATGGGTCGAGCTTCTGGCATATTCATACCCCTCCTTCAACCCGAAGATCTGAGCGATATTGAGTTGAGATTAAATCAAGTGAGATCGCTCCCCGCGGTCTATCAGATCTATCTTTGCTAAACCATTTCTCCCAATGTTCTCGAACATGTAATGCATGTTCATATCTCGGATCATCCTCAGGATAAATAAAAACTAGGAATGTATGACATTTGTAGGTGTCATGAATCATATCCTCATTTAAATTGTTCCATAGATTATGTTCTTCATGGCATTGAATTAAAAGAAGTGCATCAATATAAACGATAAGATCCACATCGGTCGGATCTACTTTTGCAGAGGTATAACTTCCAACGACCCGTTCTTTTTTTGCTACGTTAAACGTCGATAGCAATACATTATAATTGATATAGTTTGTATAGAGGTCATTCCTTGTGGATGAAGAATTAAATTCACTAACGAATCGTATTTTAAATTCGGGCAAAGAAGCTTCGTGTTCCCCCACTGGAATATTGCCATATTCGTTAAAAGCAGGGATCATGTAATTTAATATATATTTGAATGGACTATAAAGAATTTCATTTAATTTTTCTGTGTTCATAAATTAAGATGCCTCTCGCTTCCAGTTGTACAATCTTCGAGTTTCTAGAATATACTACTAAAGTATGAACGGGATGAAAGTGATCGAAAGGAATCTGCTTGTATTTGTGCAGCGATTCCCAGTGATGCTAGAATGTAGAATAGTCAGCCCTTGGATCTCCTCGCTCCATGTGACTTATTCTATGTGAGCCTAGTATTTAGCAAATAAAATTATATTTTTTTGCTCATTGAACCGCCGCGGGGGCGCCCCGTCGGGGGCGGCGGCGTTCATCGCAATCAGTTCAAGGAATCCACTCACTCATGAAGCGACACATATTCTGAATCGGGGCAGCTCTCCCACATATCAAGATCTTCTTCCAACTGGATCTTCCTCACCCGCTCGATCATGTCCTCAAGGAGATTATCATAAGTCTGGCCGGCCCCTTTCATGGCTTTGAGCTCCTGCCAGACATTTATCGACACCGGCAGTCGCCGTATTATATGCATGATCATGAATTTACCTACGATAATTTAAACAATTTTTGAGAATGCAACACAAAATATAAACAAACAACAATTTAACCCCCAACTCGAAAAACTGATCAATGGATCAAAAAGAACACGTCCATATCATCAGCGCCGGTGAGAACATCCACACCGCGTACCCGGCCATCTTCCGCACCATCCCCACCATTACCCGCACATTCGTCCTTGCGGACAGCACCACATACGAAACTTCTTCCAATCCGGAAATTGAGAAACAACGGCTCGCGATCAGGCACGCGGTCGATGCCGTGAAAGAGATCTCCGCGTCGCTCTCCATCTCGTTCTCCCGCGAAACGGTCTTCCCGCCGACCTACAACTCAGTCCGCTCCATCCTGACAACGATCCACCGCGAATATCCCGGGGCACGGTTCACATTCGACCTCACGGGCGGATCGAAACCGCTCTGCATGGCGCTCTTCTCGTTTGCGTCGTGGCTTGGCGGGAACGTGTATTCCGCGTTTGACGAGAAGGTGCCACGAAACGTCCCGCTGCCGGAACGGCCGGTGCGGGGTATGATGGATAATCCCAATTACCAGACGATCCTTGCCCTGCTCCTCCGCACAAACCACAAGGACCCGGGAGGCCGGAATGCACGACTGGGTGTCACGGGAGTACATCTACAAACAGCTCTGGCCGGTGTATGTCCCGACCCGCACGAAGAAAGCAAAACCGGGGGATCCCCCGGTTCCGCCCGTCAGGTACAAAAGCGGGAGAAAGCCGGCCGCGGAGCTGACCCACGGGACGTTATCAACCCTGATGCGGACGCTTGACGAAGCCGGGCTTGTTCTTGAACGGGTATCGGAAGAGACGAAGCGGGAAAAAGAGTACCGGATAACAGAGAGCGGCGAGATCGCATTCCGGTTTTTTGCCGATCCGGCAACCAGTACCCTTGTCCGCACCATGCTCCGGTAGGAATAACCGGACCAAATTTTGCATCAGGGTCTGCGGTAAAAATTTCAATCGCGATCATGGGGTGTCAGTAAACCTGCCAACAGTTGGATAATTATCCAACTGTTGGATAATTATCTCACAGTAAACTCTTTTCTCCGGCGTGACTGTCCGGCCCGTGAGACCAGAGTATGCTTAAAAAAAAGTGAGCGGGGGGTAAGGGGGTGACTGGAATTTTTTTGCCGGAGATCGGTTGGCATACAGAATCGATCACCGGGTTCCTGTCTTTTTCATGGATCCTCCTGCAGGAAAAGAAAACTATTAGTCAATCGACAATCAACGGTGATCTGTCAAGTGGTAATGAAGTCTGCCATTATTGGCCAAAACCCCGACTATAAGGACGTCTGTTTTGCAGGAAATGGGATCTGTCGTTTCCCGGTGGCGACCATGGGCCGCCATCAGGCCGGTATCAGGAATTTTCCCCTGGTACCAGTCCCATAACCGGCACTACCCGCTCCTTTTGGGAACACCCGGGGATTAGTCTTCCGGCAGACGGACAATAATCAACAACAGCATAAAACGAGGCAAACCATGTCACAACAACTCGGGGGACAACCCATCATCATAGTCAGGGAAGGAACAACGAAGACGAGCGGGCAGGAGGCCCAGAACAACAACTTTGCAGCGGCAAAGGCCGTGGCTGCGGCGGTCCGCTCCACGCTCGGTCCCAGGGGCATGGACAAGATGCTCATCGACGGGATGGGCGACATCACCATCACCAACGACGGGGTAACGATCCTCAAGGAGATGGACATCGAGCACCCGGCAGCAAAGATGATTGTCGAGGTAGCAAAGACGCAGGATGCCGAAGTGGGCGACGGCACGACAACGTCCGTCATTATCGCCGGTGAACTGCTCAAGAGTGCCGAGGGACTCCTTGGCCAGGGCGTCCACCCGACCGTGATTGCCGAGGGTTACACGATGGCAGCGGCAAAAGCCCTCGTGATCCTTGACGGGATAGCAATTACCGTGAAGCCGACCGATACTGCGATGCTCAAGAGGATCGCAGGCACCGCACTGACCGGCAAGAATGCCGAGGCATTCAAGGACAAGCTCTGCGATATCATCGTCAAGGCAGTCACCTCGGTTACCGATCCTGACGGGAAAGCGGATCTCGCCCACATCAATGTAGAGAAGAAAGTCGGTGCATCGGTCGATGCCTCGGAACTTATCGAAGGCATGGTCATTGACAAGGAACGGGCCCACCCGTCCATGCCGGAGTCCGTGAAGAACGCAAAGATCCTGATCCTCAACGCAGCCCTCGAGTTCAAGAAGACCGATGTGAACGCGAAGATCAACATCACCACCCCCGGCCAGGCCCAGGCATTCCTCGAAGAAGAAGAGCACATGGTCCACGTAATGGTGGACAAGGTTGTCAAAAGCGGGGCAAACGTTCTCATCTGCCAGAAGGGAATCGACGATGTTGCCCAGCACTATCTTGCAAAGGCCGGCATCCTCGCGGTCCGCAGGGTCAAGAAGAGTGACAGCGAGAACCTTGCCCGGGCAACCGGGGCAACCGTTGTCAACAGCGTAGATGCAATATCGGCAAAGGATCTCGGCACGGCCGGGCTTGTCGAAGAGCGCAAGGTCTCAGGCGGCGAGATGATCTTTGTCTCGAAGTGCAAGAACCCCAAGGCGGTCTCCATCATCATCCGTGGCGGAACGGAACACGTGGTCGATGAACTCGAACGCGCTGTCCACGATGCCCTCATGGTCGTCTCCGTAGTCGTCGATGGCAAAAAGATTGTTGCCGGTGGCGGTGCACCCGAGACCGAACTCTCGCTGCGTCTCCGCGAATATGCGGCCAGTGTCGGCGGCCGGGTCCAGCTGGCCATCGAAGCGTTTGCTGCATCGATGGAGATCATCCCGCGAACGCTTGCAGAGAATGCCGGGCTCAATGCAATCGATATGCTCGTTGACATGCGGGCTGCCCACGAAGCCGGGAAGAAGACCTTCGGCGTCGATGTCAATGCCGGGAAACCCACGGACATGCTGAAGTCCGGCGTTGTCGAGCCCCTGCGGGTAAAGACACAGGCAATCTCAAGCGCTGCAGAAGCAGCGGTCATGATCCTGCGTATCGACGATGTTATCGCCGCCTCGAAGTCGGCCGGACCCGCCGGCGGGATGCCCCCCGGCGGCATGGGCGGCATGCCACCGGGCATGATGTAACGATAATAATCATCTATCTTTTTTCAATGCCGGGCAGTTCAGAGTAAAAGGAATTATTTCCGCCATTACTGGAGATCGCTCCCAATGCGATATCCCCCGGGCACAACAAATCCTGATAAAAAATCCTGATTAAAAAAAGGGTTATTCAGCAATCGCATGCGAGTTCTTGTCGCCCCGCCCGATTCCCTTGTAAATAAACCCGGCCCGGATATAGGAATCCGGGTCAGCCAGGTTGCGCCCGTCGACAATCACGGGGTGTTTCTTCCCGGACAGGTTTTTGAGATAGGCTGCATCGAGTGTCCGGTACTGATGGTGGCCGGCAAAGATCACGATTGCATCGGCATTCCGGATCGCTTCTTCCACAAAGGGCTCGAAGGTCAGGCCGGGATACTCGGCAACGTACGGGTCGTGGATGGCAACCGTGGCCCCTTCCCGGATGAGAAGATCCCGGTACGGTTCTGATGGGGTATTCCGGGAATCATCCGAGTTCGAGAGGAAGGCCCAGCCAAGCAGGGCGATCTTCGCACCATTGGGGGATACACCGGCCCGCTTCAGGCCGTCCATGGTGAGCCGGAACATGTGGGTTGGCATGAAGTCATTGATCCGACGGGCAAGCACGTAGAGCGAAGGTTCGCCCGGAGGATAATCGAGCAGGCCTTTTCCCAGCACCTGCACGCCCCGTTCGAGGTGATAGGTATCCTTGGTCAGGCAGTGGCCGCCAACGCCGGCCCCGGGCCAGAGCATGGCACGCGTGATCCCCTTGCCCTTGAGGCTGTCGACCCCGGTCCGGACATCGTAGACGTTAATGCCCATTGCTTCGCAATAAAGCGCAAGTTCGTTGATGGCCGCTATCTGGAGGTCCCGGAAGGTGTTCTCCGCGGTCTTGGTCACTTCCGCAGCGGTTGAGGACATGGGAATGACCTTCCCGAGCGTAAGGACCGGCGAGTACAGTTCGGCAGCCCGCTTTGTGCTCACCTCATCGATCCCGCCCACAATCCGGTCGTGCTCCCGGATGTTCCGAAGGAGCCGGCCTACCATGACCCGCTCGGGTGCATGGGCGAGCGCGAAATCGACACCGGCCCGGAGGCTGGATTCCTGTTCAAGGATCTCCCGGGCAAGACCGGTCGTGGTCCCGGGGGTGATTGTTGATTCCAGTACCACGAGCATGCCGGAGGTAAGGTACTTCCCAACGTTCCGGATCCCCTCTTTCAGGGCCGAGAAGTCCGGCAGGAGATCCTCCTTGTTCAAAAACGGGGTCTGGATGGAGAGCGTGACCGCGTCCAGCTCCCGGATCTTCGAGAAGTCAGAGGTGCAGGAAAACTTTGCCGCAGTAACCACTTTTGATAAGAGCTCCTCAAGGCCCGGTTCCTCACCTTTGAGCGGGCTCTCGCCCCGGTTCAGCATCGCGATCTTGTAACCCGATGACGGCGAATCGCGCTGGAACCCGTACACCCGGTCAAAGACCGGCGCATCCGCAAACAGGGCAGCAGCCGGTATCCCGACATAACCCATGCCAATGACGCCGATCGTTTTTATCGGCCCGCGTTTCGTGATCTGATCTGAAAGCATCAGGTTCTCCCGTGCACCAACCGGGTCAGAGCCCAGAAAGAATGGTCTCGCACACCCGCAGGTTCTCAACAGCCTGCTCCGGCGTGACCGGGAACGGCTTCTTATCCCGCACGCATTCCACAAACGTCCCCAGCTCCCGTTTCAGGGGCTCAAGCTTGTTGACCATCACCTTTTCGATGATGTTCTCCTGCACGTAGCGCTCTGCTTCGAACTGGTACTGCCCGGGCTTGCGGTAGATGGTGATCTCCTGGGTCATGTAGTCCCCTTCAACCGTGAACTCTTCCGCTTCAATGTAGATCATCCGGATCTTCTTCGAGGATTTGCGGCTGGCCGAAAGAGCAACCGGCATTGTCCCGCACTTCGCAAGCACGCTGCAGACATCGGTGTTGCCCGCACTGTCGATGGATGAGGGCTTCCCGAACAGGCTGATGAGGACATCGATATCATGGATCATCAGGTCCTCGACAACCGTGCTGCCGGTAACCCTTGCCGATGCGGGATTATGCCGTTTCATCTCCACATACAGCGGCTTGTTTACGATCTTCCGGATCTCCTGGACAATCGGGTTGAACCGTTCGATATGACCTACGCCTATCGTGATCCCGGCGGGCGCATGGGACAGGAGGGAGGTTGCTTCGGCAGAAGTTGCGCAGATGGGCTTTTCGATGAGTACGGATACTCCCGCATCAAAAACCTGACGGACCACGTTATTGTGAAACTGCGTCGGGACGCAGACGCTGACCGCATCGCAGGCATCGAGGATCTTATCTATCGACGGGAACGCAGTAGCACCGTGCTGTTTTGCGATCTCCTCCGCTGCAGCAGTGTTGAGATCGAAGACCCCGACCGATCCCACGC encodes:
- the thsA gene encoding thermosome subunit alpha, with the protein product MSQQLGGQPIIIVREGTTKTSGQEAQNNNFAAAKAVAAAVRSTLGPRGMDKMLIDGMGDITITNDGVTILKEMDIEHPAAKMIVEVAKTQDAEVGDGTTTSVIIAGELLKSAEGLLGQGVHPTVIAEGYTMAAAKALVILDGIAITVKPTDTAMLKRIAGTALTGKNAEAFKDKLCDIIVKAVTSVTDPDGKADLAHINVEKKVGASVDASELIEGMVIDKERAHPSMPESVKNAKILILNAALEFKKTDVNAKINITTPGQAQAFLEEEEHMVHVMVDKVVKSGANVLICQKGIDDVAQHYLAKAGILAVRRVKKSDSENLARATGATVVNSVDAISAKDLGTAGLVEERKVSGGEMIFVSKCKNPKAVSIIIRGGTEHVVDELERAVHDALMVVSVVVDGKKIVAGGGAPETELSLRLREYAASVGGRVQLAIEAFAASMEIIPRTLAENAGLNAIDMLVDMRAAHEAGKKTFGVDVNAGKPTDMLKSGVVEPLRVKTQAISSAAEAAVMILRIDDVIAASKSAGPAGGMPPGGMGGMPPGMM
- a CDS encoding nascent polypeptide-associated complex protein, producing MLPGNINPRQMKAMMKKLGMNVEQIEDVQSIVIKTPKGNWVFDSAEVSAMTMQGATSYQITGEPRFVPAEIEIPAEDVTMVAAQANVPAEKAKEALVACKGDIAEAIMKLAQ
- a CDS encoding methyltransferase domain-containing protein, with the translated sequence MIEAGDRVLLAGEGREFWVKAGPGKLGTDKGQIELESLVGKAGGDVITTHNGSEFVIRIPRPTDFFTYGKRSGAPMLPKDIGLVIAYTGMNHNDDVLDAGTGSGIAAIYFGGVAKTVKTYEIRPEFSTLAMKNITEAKLPNVEAVAKDFLDAEGSFDVVHLDLQIQPEHVTHAFSLLRSGGYLACYTPFLEQMAIVVDAATPLFREVHTHELIEREMTRSKRGTRPSTSVSHSGYVTIARK
- a CDS encoding PUA domain-containing protein; amino-acid sequence: MSTGYSENSSLRRVQVIADFQFGSIVGTGLFPEGCTFIHSTTGRIRQILLNGARLATIRASDGRLTLGIEGAKRLQALLPAPGYRVVIRDDVAEFVAQGKNAFAKHVIGADPTIRAGDDVLVVADGDRLIACGGAVVSGTEMLAFNYGVAVRVRQGSEKDASGKHQPTPDEGDDEEARHECRAD
- a CDS encoding nucleotide sugar dehydrogenase; protein product: MLSDQITKRGPIKTIGVIGMGYVGIPAAALFADAPVFDRVYGFQRDSPSSGYKIAMLNRGESPLKGEEPGLEELLSKVVTAAKFSCTSDFSKIRELDAVTLSIQTPFLNKEDLLPDFSALKEGIRNVGKYLTSGMLVVLESTITPGTTTGLAREILEQESSLRAGVDFALAHAPERVMVGRLLRNIREHDRIVGGIDEVSTKRAAELYSPVLTLGKVIPMSSTAAEVTKTAENTFRDLQIAAINELALYCEAMGINVYDVRTGVDSLKGKGITRAMLWPGAGVGGHCLTKDTYHLERGVQVLGKGLLDYPPGEPSLYVLARRINDFMPTHMFRLTMDGLKRAGVSPNGAKIALLGWAFLSNSDDSRNTPSEPYRDLLIREGATVAIHDPYVAEYPGLTFEPFVEEAIRNADAIVIFAGHHQYRTLDAAYLKNLSGKKHPVIVDGRNLADPDSYIRAGFIYKGIGRGDKNSHAIAE
- a CDS encoding Gfo/Idh/MocA family oxidoreductase, producing the protein MDVGVIGTGIMGRNHVRVYSELKSVGSVGVFDLNTAAAEEIAKQHGATAFPSIDKILDACDAVSVCVPTQFHNNVVRQVFDAGVSVLIEKPICATSAEATSLLSHAPAGITIGVGHIERFNPIVQEIRKIVNKPLYVEMKRHNPASARVTGSTVVEDLMIHDIDVLISLFGKPSSIDSAGNTDVCSVLAKCGTMPVALSASRKSSKKIRMIYIEAEEFTVEGDYMTQEITIYRKPGQYQFEAERYVQENIIEKVMVNKLEPLKRELGTFVECVRDKKPFPVTPEQAVENLRVCETILSGL
- a CDS encoding DHH family phosphoesterase; the protein is MGFCDDVKAAAEQIAAAPEITIISHIDADGISSEAVLSQAISRQGIPVRSVFVRQLEPLTMPQVPSDQSLKIFSDLGAGQQNLLAERGLTEKDVIIVDHHVSQPAEIAYTQVNCLPYGHTRMSAAGVCYLIAKELDGANIDLAKLAIIGNVGDMMAREKCGLVGPARDIIVEDGLRSGNVEVRKKDLNCYGTATRPVHLSLAYNDDPFIKGISNNPEGARQFLKKLGIRQQTPDGRWYVWEEIPVEDRRTIISALAEQLIANGDKVDRLLAETYGFPDEIPRTPLRNAQEYATMLNACGRWSKPQIGGAILRGDRGTAYRDAEHMLNNHRAIIRNLLQYIIDTGVKELDNLQWLHVGGRYPDTIVGIGAGMALSKLNSKKPILIMCEVPEDTNLTKVSMRTTERVVERGIDLQQALSDASAEYGGGGGGHKIAAGAYIPKTAEEEFVYRVNRILGEQFAAAGPGHS